Within the Planctomycetota bacterium genome, the region CTTGGGAAGGCTGAAGATGTTGTAGTACGGCCCGCTCAGGGTCGCGGAATCCGCGGAATGTCCGTCGTGGTTCCCCAGCGTGGGCCATACGACGGACTGGCGAAGCAGCGTGGGATACATGTTGAAGACGGCGGCCTGGTACTCGGCGTCGGTGCCGTCGTCGTAGGCATTGTCGCCGAGCATGAGCCAGAGGTCGGTGTATCGGGAACCGGTGAAGCTGTAATAGGCGTCGCGGACGGCGCGCTGGCTGGAGTTGGCGGTGCCGGCGTCGCCGATGACCCAGATGCGGGTGGGCTTCACCGTGCCGGGGGTCGGGGCGGTGACGAAGAAGTAGCCGGCGTCCCCGGCCAGCGTCCGGGTCGTGGTGCCGATCGAGTAGTAGTACTTCGTATTGGGGGAAAGGCCGGTAAGCTTGACTTCATGTTCCGTGGTGGAGGCGGCGTTGTCCGCCTGGAGGGTGAGGCTGCCGGCGGACGTCCCATACCGGACGCGGCTGTCGGTAGGGGTGTCGGTCCGCCAGCGGACGATGACGCTTGTGGAATGACCCTGCTGGAGGTAGGGGCCCCGCGTAACCGTCTGGGCCCACGCTGGAACAGCGGCCAGGAGGAGCGCGCCGAGAGTCGCCGGAAGCCTTTTTTTCATGGGCGATCCGACCTCGCGGTCAGGGCATCGGACGTTCCGGACCTTCCGCCCTCTCCCCCCTAGGAATGACCGTTCCGGCCCGAACCTGTCGGAAAAACGGAACCCGGTGCCCGGGGCCGCTACGGATCCTTCCCGCTCAGGCCCGCGCGGGCGCGGGCTTCGAGGTCCCGGACGCTCTTGACGGCGCGGCGCGCGGGGGGCAGGGTCTCCAGGGCCGCCAGCGCCGCCCGGAAGGCGGCCTCGGCCTCGGCCGCGCGCCCGGCGCGGCGGAGCACCTCTCCGCGCCGGACGAGCCACGGCTCCGGCCGGGGCGTGCCCGCCGCCAGCCGCTCCAGCCGCGCAAGCGCCTCGTCCAGGCGCCCGGAGGCGATCTCAAGCTCCAGCGCCGCCGATTCCAGGGTGACGATCCGTCCCAGCCGCTTCATCCCCTCCTCCAAGCCGGCCAGCGCGCCGGCGAGGTCGCCGGCCTCCTCCTGGGCGCGGGCGCGCTCGAGGAAAAAATCCGGCTTGGGATCCGGCAGCCGCGCGAGCGCGCGCGTGTAGTCGCGGGCGGCCTCCGCGGGACGGCCGAGCGCCCGGCGGGCCCGCGCCCGCTCCAGGAGCGCCCCCGCGTGGTCGGGGCGGCGGGAAAGAAACCGCACGAGCGCGGCCTCCGCGCGGTCGGGGCTTCCGGCTCCCAGCCACATCCGGCCCCGTCCGAGATCCACCTCGGCCAAGCCCGGATCCAGCCGCTCGGCGCGGTCGTAATCCGCCCGGGCGGCCGGCCAATCCTCGTGAAACCGGTGAAGCTCCGCCCGCCGGTAGTAAAGCTCGGCCGAGGCGCCCTCCCGCTCCATCCGCCGCGTCAGCTCGGCGATCTGCAGCTCGAGGTCTTCGTGAACCAGGAGCAAGACCAGGAGCGCCGCCGTCACCTGGCCCCCAGCGTGTAAAGGACGGTGAGCTTCGGCCGCCTCGCCGGATCCTTGGATTCCCGGCTCAGGAACCGAAAGCCGTCCGAAGTCCGGTCCGTGGCGATGACGAGACCGTGATTGGCGGAAGGATTGCGGATCCAGGCCTGGACGACCGCGCGATCGAGGAGAATCTTCGTCTCTCCAATCTCGCGGGGCATCACCGCGCCCATGGGGGCGGCGGCGCGGTCGAGCCCCCGCCGCAGCCCGGGCGTCCCCCAGGGAACGCCGCTCTGCGCCTGCCTCCAGGTCACCTCGCGCTCGTTCCAGGGGCGCTTCACTTCGTAAAGCTCATAGCCGGCCCCGGCGGAGGTTCCGGTGACGTAGATCGTCAGGAACGCCTCCTGGACGACGGCCGCCGGCGGAATCGCGGAGAGATCCCACCGGAGAAGCGCCCACACCTTGCTCCCGTCCGCCTCGTCCCCGTCCACCTCGATTTCGACCGCGTCGCCCAGCGGGCGGGTCGGCTCGACCCCCGAGACGGCGGCGTCGCGCGCGCCGCCGTACCCGGCCGATCCTTCCTGAAGCTCGGCGGTCAAGACGAGGAGCTTCGACTCCAGCCGCGCGCCCCGCTCGGCCACGGCGTAATGACCGGCCGTCACCTCCACGGCCGCTCCGTCGTCCAGGCGGCGGAACCGCACCTTGCCTTCGCGCACCTCGAGGCGCGTCGAGGTCGGCCCCACGAGGAGCGCCAGCTCCGTCCCGAGGATTGCG harbors:
- a CDS encoding tetratricopeptide repeat protein, with product MTAALLVLLLVHEDLELQIAELTRRMEREGASAELYYRRAELHRFHEDWPAARADYDRAERLDPGLAEVDLGRGRMWLGAGSPDRAEAALVRFLSRRPDHAGALLERARARRALGRPAEAARDYTRALARLPDPKPDFFLERARAQEEAGDLAGALAGLEEGMKRLGRIVTLESAALELEIASGRLDEALARLERLAAGTPRPEPWLVRRGEVLRRAGRAAEAEAAFRAALAALETLPPARRAVKSVRDLEARARAGLSGKDP
- a CDS encoding DNRLRE domain-containing protein, which translates into the protein PPAPAAPPPPATAPSQPAPKPPPAVEPQPPPTVTLVAVLEHVQGDVTLGSREAARSGAALAAGQSLRLGPAPSRALVAFPDGTRLEAGPDTLLERVERGAVHMTRGTLRASVARRAAGAPLTFRTPHAEAAILGTELALLVGPTSTRLEVREGKVRFRRLDDGAAVEVTAGHYAVAERGARLESKLLVLTAELQEGSAGYGGARDAAVSGVEPTRPLGDAVEIEVDGDEADGSKVWALLRWDLSAIPPAAVVQEAFLTIYVTGTSAGAGYELYEVKRPWNEREVTWRQAQSGVPWGTPGLRRGLDRAAAPMGAVMPREIGETKILLDRAVVQAWIRNPSANHGLVIATDRTSDGFRFLSRESKDPARRPKLTVLYTLGAR